A genomic window from Caballeronia sp. SBC1 includes:
- a CDS encoding ABC transporter substrate-binding protein: protein MKKTNPWKWQGRLTSAALGVALAFGAGTAFAQVKIGVTLSATGPAASLGIPEKNTIALLPKEIGGKSVEYIVLDDGSDTSRAVQNTRKLIDEDHVDAIVGSTVTPNSLAMLDPASQGKTPMISMAASAAIISPMDAKRSWAFKTPQNDSLMADAIAEYMEKHGVKTVGFIGFADAYGDGWYSVFTTAAAAHNLKIVANERFARTDTSVTGQVLKTMSANPDAVLIAGAGTPSALPAKTLKERGYKGKVYQTHGVANNDFLRVCGKDCDGELLPAGPILVADQLPDSNPVKKSSLAYKAAYEKAYGVGSVSTFGGHAWDAGHMLERAIPEALKTAQPGTEAFRVALRSALENVKDLPLAHGVMNTTPTDHNGLDKRARVMVQIVDGKWKLQND from the coding sequence ATGAAAAAGACCAACCCGTGGAAGTGGCAGGGACGGCTGACGAGCGCGGCGCTTGGCGTAGCGCTTGCCTTTGGCGCCGGCACGGCGTTCGCGCAGGTGAAGATCGGCGTGACGTTATCGGCAACGGGGCCGGCGGCATCGCTTGGGATTCCCGAGAAAAATACGATCGCGTTGTTGCCGAAGGAGATCGGCGGAAAGTCGGTGGAGTACATCGTGCTCGACGACGGTTCCGATACCAGCCGCGCAGTGCAAAACACGCGCAAGTTGATAGACGAAGATCACGTTGACGCTATCGTGGGTTCCACGGTCACGCCGAACTCGCTTGCCATGCTCGACCCCGCGAGCCAGGGCAAGACGCCGATGATCTCGATGGCCGCATCGGCTGCCATCATCTCGCCTATGGACGCTAAACGCTCATGGGCGTTCAAGACGCCACAGAACGACAGCCTGATGGCCGACGCGATTGCCGAGTATATGGAGAAGCATGGCGTGAAGACGGTTGGCTTCATCGGCTTTGCAGATGCTTACGGAGACGGCTGGTACAGCGTGTTCACCACCGCTGCGGCCGCGCACAACCTGAAGATTGTCGCGAACGAGCGTTTCGCCCGCACCGACACCTCGGTCACCGGTCAGGTGCTGAAGACCATGAGCGCCAACCCAGATGCGGTGTTGATCGCGGGTGCGGGCACGCCGTCCGCGCTGCCCGCCAAGACACTGAAGGAGCGCGGTTACAAGGGCAAGGTCTATCAGACGCACGGCGTGGCGAACAACGACTTCCTGCGCGTGTGCGGCAAGGATTGCGATGGTGAATTGCTGCCGGCGGGGCCGATCCTCGTGGCGGATCAATTGCCGGACAGCAACCCGGTGAAGAAGTCGTCACTGGCTTATAAGGCGGCCTATGAGAAGGCGTATGGCGTAGGGTCGGTATCCACGTTTGGCGGCCACGCGTGGGACGCCGGGCACATGCTGGAACGGGCCATTCCGGAAGCGCTCAAGACGGCTCAACCGGGCACCGAAGCGTTTCGTGTAGCACTGCGCAGCGCGCTGGAAAACGTGAAGGACCTGCCGCTCGCGCACGGCGTGATGAACACCACGCCGACAGATCACAACGGACTCGACAAGCGCGCTCGCGTGATGGTGCAGATTGTTGACGGCAAGTGGAAGTTGCAGAACGACTAG
- a CDS encoding ABC transporter substrate-binding protein, with product MKLALRWISTAVLVASVSAVVSTQAFADVRIGVTLSATGPAASLGIPEKNTIALLPKEIAGQKMEYIVLDDATDPTQAIKNARKLTSEDHVDALIGSTVVPNSLAMIDVASETSTPMISMAAAATIVEPMDAKRAWVFKTPQNDILMATAIAQHMANHGVKSVAFIGFSDAYGESWFKEFTKAADLAKIKVVANERFARNDTSVTGQVLKAMSQNPDAVLIAGAGTPAALPQKTLKERGYKGKIYQTHGVANNDFLRVCGKDCEGTFLPAGPLLVAAQLPDSNPVKKAALTYKQAYENAYGVGSVSTFGGHAWDAGLLLQRAIPIALKKGQPGTQAFREALRAAIESTKDLPGSHGIFNMSANDHSGLDQRARVMVEIVGGQWKLAKE from the coding sequence ATGAAGTTGGCTTTACGCTGGATCTCGACGGCGGTACTCGTCGCGAGCGTGTCCGCAGTAGTAAGTACGCAGGCTTTTGCAGACGTAAGGATTGGCGTGACGTTATCCGCCACTGGCCCGGCGGCATCGCTGGGAATTCCTGAAAAGAACACCATTGCGTTGCTGCCGAAGGAGATCGCCGGGCAGAAAATGGAATACATCGTTCTCGACGACGCGACCGACCCCACGCAAGCCATCAAGAACGCCCGCAAGCTGACGAGCGAAGATCACGTCGACGCCCTGATTGGATCCACGGTGGTCCCGAATTCGCTCGCGATGATCGATGTGGCGTCTGAGACCTCCACACCTATGATCTCGATGGCTGCGGCCGCCACGATCGTCGAACCGATGGATGCAAAACGCGCGTGGGTATTCAAGACGCCGCAGAACGACATCCTGATGGCGACTGCTATCGCGCAGCATATGGCGAATCATGGCGTGAAGTCGGTGGCGTTTATCGGTTTCAGCGACGCTTACGGCGAAAGCTGGTTCAAGGAATTCACCAAAGCGGCGGATCTCGCGAAGATCAAGGTGGTCGCTAACGAACGGTTCGCGCGCAACGATACATCGGTGACAGGCCAGGTTCTCAAAGCCATGTCGCAGAATCCCGATGCCGTGCTGATTGCTGGCGCAGGGACGCCAGCCGCGTTGCCGCAAAAGACGCTGAAAGAGCGGGGCTACAAGGGCAAGATTTATCAGACGCATGGCGTGGCGAACAACGACTTCCTGCGCGTGTGCGGCAAGGATTGTGAAGGCACGTTCCTTCCGGCCGGGCCGTTGCTGGTTGCCGCGCAGTTGCCCGATTCGAATCCCGTGAAGAAAGCCGCGTTGACTTATAAGCAGGCTTACGAAAATGCATACGGTGTGGGTTCCGTGTCCACGTTCGGCGGTCACGCGTGGGATGCCGGCTTGTTGCTGCAACGGGCGATTCCGATCGCTTTGAAGAAGGGCCAGCCGGGCACGCAGGCGTTTCGTGAAGCGTTGCGCGCGGCAATCGAGAGCACCAAGGATTTGCCGGGCTCGCACGGGATCTTCAACATGAGCGCGAACGATCACTCAGGACTCGATCAGCGGGCGCGCGTGATGGTGGAGATCGTCGGCGGGCAGTGGAAGCTCGCCAAAGAGTGA
- a CDS encoding branched-chain amino acid ABC transporter permease, whose amino-acid sequence MVRKVLYGVLLAGLIAAPFLGVYPVFMMKVLCFALLAAAFNLLIGYTGLLSFGHAMFLASAGYSAGYAIQTLGFTPELGVIAGTAIATLLGLVVGLFAIRRQGIYFAMVTLALAQMVYFVFLQAPFTHGEDGMQGVPRGKLFGAISLSSDLTLYYIVLVVMVLAFGFIVRVVHSPFGQVLIAIKENEPRAISLGYDTSRFKLLAFVLSAGLAGLAGALQTLVLGFETLGDAYWTMSGLVVLMTLVGGMSTMFGPLVGAFIIVALENRLGDIGTALASLTGIDWFNSLGESVTIVTGLIFIACVLLFRRGIVGEIIARVKPLRG is encoded by the coding sequence ATGGTTAGGAAAGTGCTCTACGGCGTGTTGCTTGCCGGCCTGATCGCGGCACCGTTCCTCGGCGTGTACCCGGTCTTCATGATGAAAGTGCTGTGTTTCGCGCTGTTGGCGGCCGCCTTCAATTTGTTGATCGGCTATACGGGCCTGCTTTCGTTCGGTCACGCGATGTTCCTCGCCAGCGCCGGTTATTCCGCCGGTTATGCAATCCAGACGCTTGGCTTTACACCTGAACTTGGTGTGATCGCTGGCACGGCAATCGCGACATTACTGGGTCTAGTGGTCGGCCTGTTTGCGATCCGGCGCCAAGGCATCTACTTCGCAATGGTCACGCTGGCGCTCGCCCAGATGGTTTATTTCGTATTCCTTCAGGCGCCGTTCACGCATGGCGAAGACGGGATGCAAGGCGTGCCGCGCGGCAAACTGTTTGGGGCGATCAGCCTCAGTTCCGACCTGACGCTCTACTACATCGTGCTTGTGGTGATGGTGCTGGCGTTTGGATTTATCGTGCGCGTGGTGCATTCGCCGTTCGGGCAAGTGCTGATCGCGATCAAGGAGAATGAGCCGCGCGCAATCTCGCTGGGTTATGACACGTCCCGCTTCAAGCTGTTGGCGTTCGTGTTGTCGGCGGGATTGGCGGGGCTGGCCGGCGCGCTTCAAACGCTGGTGCTCGGCTTCGAAACGCTGGGTGATGCGTATTGGACCATGTCCGGCCTGGTCGTGCTGATGACGCTGGTTGGCGGCATGAGCACCATGTTTGGGCCTCTGGTTGGCGCGTTCATCATTGTGGCGCTGGAAAATCGTCTCGGCGATATTGGCACCGCGCTGGCTTCGCTTACCGGCATCGATTGGTTCAACTCGCTTGGAGAGTCGGTGACAATCGTCACGGGCCTGATCTTTATTGCGTGCGTGCTGTTGTTCCGGCGCGGGATTGTGGGAGAAATCATTGCACGGGTCAAACCGTTGCGCGGCTGA
- a CDS encoding branched-chain amino acid ABC transporter permease, translated as MEIFGIPLAAMMSQLLLGLVNGSFYAILSLGLAVIFGLLNVINFAHGALFMLGAMLTWMGFSYFNVPYWAMLVLAPLIVGVFGIVIERTMLRWLYKLDHLYGLLLTFGLTLVIEGVFRSIYGSSGQPYDVPALLSGATNLGFMYLPNYRAWVVLASLVVCFATWFVIEKTRLGAYLRAGTENPKMVEAFGINVPLMVTLTYGFGVALAAFAGVLAAPVIQVSPLMGQSMIITVFAVVVIGGMGSIMGSILTGLGLGVIEGLTRVFYPEASATVVFVIMALVLLVRPAGLFGKEK; from the coding sequence ATGGAAATTTTCGGCATTCCGCTCGCGGCGATGATGAGCCAGTTGCTGCTTGGGCTGGTGAACGGATCGTTCTACGCCATCTTGAGCCTTGGCCTTGCGGTGATTTTCGGCCTGCTCAACGTGATCAACTTCGCCCACGGCGCGTTGTTCATGCTGGGCGCGATGCTCACATGGATGGGTTTCTCGTATTTCAATGTGCCGTACTGGGCCATGCTCGTGCTCGCGCCGCTGATCGTGGGTGTGTTCGGCATCGTGATCGAACGGACGATGTTGCGCTGGCTCTACAAGCTCGACCATCTGTATGGCTTGCTGCTGACCTTCGGCTTGACGCTGGTTATTGAAGGCGTGTTCCGGTCTATCTATGGTTCATCCGGCCAGCCCTACGATGTCCCCGCACTGCTGTCCGGCGCGACGAATCTCGGCTTCATGTACCTGCCGAATTATCGTGCGTGGGTGGTGCTGGCATCGCTGGTTGTGTGCTTCGCGACGTGGTTCGTGATCGAGAAAACGCGGCTGGGTGCGTATCTTCGCGCGGGCACCGAGAACCCGAAAATGGTCGAGGCGTTTGGCATCAACGTGCCGTTGATGGTCACGCTCACCTACGGTTTTGGTGTCGCGCTCGCGGCGTTCGCCGGCGTGCTTGCCGCGCCCGTGATCCAGGTATCGCCGCTGATGGGGCAATCGATGATCATCACGGTTTTCGCGGTGGTCGTTATCGGCGGTATGGGGTCGATCATGGGCTCGATCCTGACCGGCCTCGGGCTTGGCGTGATTGAAGGCCTGACGCGCGTGTTCTATCCGGAAGCCTCGGCGACCGTCGTTTTCGTGATCATGGCGCTGGTGCTGCTCGTGCGCCCGGCGGGACTTTTCGGCAAGGAAAAATGA
- a CDS encoding ABC transporter substrate-binding protein, which translates to MKKKTLARLSGICLAVAAATASLMAGNVQAAPGDTVKIGYITDLSGLYADIDGPGGLEAIRMAIADFGGKVNGKPIELVYADHQNKADIAASRAREWIDRDGVNVIIGGTNSATALSTNQVAGEKHIPYINIGAGADNLTNEQCTPYTVHYAYDTMALAKGTGSAVTKQGGKTWFFLTADYAFGKALEKNTSDVVKANGGQVLGAVRHPLSASDFSSFLLQAQSSKAQVLGLANAGGDTINSIKAAKEFGITKTMKVAALLIFLSDIHSLGLETAQGLVATDSWYWNKDATTRAWAQRYFAKMKKMPTSLHAADYSAVTTYLKAVQAAGTTDSDKVMDQLHKMKINDFYAQNGYIRADGSMIHDMYLMQVKTPAESKEPWDYYKITATIPGDQAFDTKAESRCALWK; encoded by the coding sequence ATGAAGAAGAAGACCCTCGCGCGCCTGTCGGGCATCTGCCTCGCGGTTGCCGCAGCCACAGCCTCGCTGATGGCCGGCAACGTCCAGGCAGCGCCCGGCGACACGGTGAAGATCGGCTATATCACGGACTTATCAGGCCTGTATGCGGACATCGACGGCCCGGGCGGCCTCGAAGCCATCCGCATGGCAATTGCCGATTTCGGCGGCAAGGTGAACGGCAAGCCGATCGAACTCGTCTACGCGGATCACCAGAACAAGGCGGATATTGCGGCATCGCGGGCGCGTGAGTGGATCGATCGCGACGGCGTGAACGTGATCATCGGCGGCACGAATTCGGCGACTGCGCTCTCGACCAATCAGGTAGCCGGCGAAAAGCATATTCCGTACATCAACATTGGTGCAGGCGCGGACAACCTGACCAACGAGCAGTGCACGCCATACACCGTCCACTACGCATACGACACCATGGCGCTCGCCAAAGGCACGGGTTCCGCCGTGACGAAACAGGGCGGCAAGACGTGGTTCTTCCTGACCGCCGACTATGCGTTCGGCAAGGCGCTGGAAAAGAACACGTCGGACGTGGTGAAGGCGAACGGTGGCCAGGTCCTTGGCGCGGTGCGTCACCCATTGTCGGCGTCTGACTTCTCGTCGTTCCTGTTGCAGGCGCAATCGTCGAAAGCACAGGTGCTGGGTCTGGCGAACGCCGGCGGCGACACGATCAACTCGATCAAGGCCGCGAAAGAGTTCGGTATCACGAAGACGATGAAGGTCGCTGCGCTGCTGATCTTCCTGTCGGACATCCACAGTCTGGGTCTCGAAACCGCACAAGGTCTGGTCGCAACCGACAGCTGGTACTGGAACAAGGACGCGACAACACGCGCCTGGGCACAGCGTTATTTCGCGAAGATGAAGAAGATGCCGACGAGTCTTCATGCCGCCGATTACTCCGCTGTCACCACGTACTTGAAGGCGGTGCAAGCAGCCGGCACGACGGATAGCGACAAGGTGATGGACCAGTTGCACAAGATGAAGATCAACGACTTCTACGCGCAGAACGGCTACATCCGTGCAGACGGAAGCATGATCCACGACATGTACCTGATGCAAGTTAAGACGCCGGCGGAATCGAAGGAACCTTGGGACTACTACAAGATCACGGCGACCATCCCGGGCGACCAGGCTTTCGACACCAAGGCGGAGTCGCGCTGCGCGTTGTGGAAGTAA
- a CDS encoding ABC transporter ATP-binding protein, translating to MSTIVEERRAEQLREASTQEPALELVGAQAWYGESHILHGVDLTVHRGEVVTLLGRNGAGRTTTLRAIMGLTGRRTGSIRIGGHETVGMSTHKIAHYGVGYCPEERGIFSSLSCEENLLLPPLVGNAKDAMSIDEIYSMFPNLKERRSSQGTRLSGGEQQMLAVARILRTGANLLLLDEISEGLAPVIVQTLARMIMMLKARGYTIVMVEQNFRFAAPLADRFYVMEHGKIVEHFNSGELETKMPVLHELLGV from the coding sequence ATGAGCACGATCGTGGAAGAACGCCGCGCGGAACAATTGCGTGAGGCATCGACTCAGGAGCCGGCGCTAGAGCTCGTTGGCGCGCAAGCCTGGTACGGTGAATCGCACATTCTTCATGGTGTGGATCTGACCGTGCATCGAGGCGAAGTGGTCACGCTGCTCGGACGCAACGGTGCAGGGCGCACGACTACGCTGCGCGCCATCATGGGCCTGACCGGCCGTCGCACGGGATCGATTCGTATCGGTGGACATGAAACCGTCGGCATGTCGACGCACAAGATCGCGCACTACGGTGTGGGGTATTGCCCGGAAGAGCGCGGCATCTTTTCAAGCCTCTCGTGCGAAGAGAACCTGCTTCTGCCGCCGCTTGTAGGTAACGCGAAAGACGCCATGTCGATCGACGAAATCTATTCGATGTTCCCTAATCTCAAGGAGCGCCGCAGCAGCCAGGGCACGCGCTTGTCGGGTGGAGAACAGCAAATGCTGGCCGTTGCGCGCATCTTGCGTACCGGCGCGAATCTGCTGCTGCTTGATGAAATTTCGGAAGGGCTTGCGCCTGTCATCGTCCAGACGCTCGCGCGAATGATCATGATGCTAAAGGCGCGTGGCTACACCATCGTGATGGTCGAACAAAATTTTCGTTTTGCAGCACCACTCGCCGATCGCTTTTATGTCATGGAGCACGGGAAGATCGTCGAGCATTTCAACTCCGGTGAACTCGAAACGAAAATGCCGGTCCTGCACGAACTGCTCGGGGTTTAG
- a CDS encoding ABC transporter ATP-binding protein, with product MILGDTILETRGLTKEFKGFTAVNGVNLRVRRGSIHALIGPNGAGKTTCFNLLTKFLEPTAGQIVFNGIDITGERPAQIARRGVIRSFQISAVFPHLTVMQNVRIGLQRSLGTSFKFWKSERVLNELNDRAMDLLTQVGLTDFADTTTVELSYGRKRALEIATTLSMEPELMLLDEPTQGMGHEDVDRVTALIKKVSAGRTILMVEHNMNVIAGISDTITVLQRGEVLAEGSYAEVSKNALVMEAYMGSADAALSGAHA from the coding sequence ATGATTCTCGGCGACACGATTCTGGAAACGCGCGGCCTGACAAAAGAGTTCAAAGGCTTCACCGCCGTCAACGGTGTGAACCTGCGCGTGCGTCGCGGCTCGATCCACGCATTGATCGGCCCCAACGGCGCGGGCAAAACCACCTGCTTCAACCTGCTCACCAAGTTCCTTGAACCTACCGCAGGACAAATCGTCTTCAACGGTATCGACATCACCGGCGAACGTCCCGCGCAAATCGCTCGTCGCGGTGTCATCCGTTCATTTCAGATTTCTGCTGTATTTCCGCATCTGACAGTGATGCAGAACGTGCGCATCGGTTTGCAACGCTCGCTCGGTACATCGTTCAAATTCTGGAAAAGCGAACGGGTCCTCAACGAACTCAATGACCGCGCAATGGATCTGCTTACCCAGGTCGGCCTGACCGATTTCGCCGATACCACTACGGTCGAACTTTCCTACGGCCGCAAACGCGCGCTCGAAATTGCCACCACGCTTTCGATGGAACCCGAACTCATGCTCCTCGATGAACCCACGCAAGGCATGGGTCACGAAGACGTCGACCGCGTGACGGCGCTGATCAAGAAAGTATCGGCGGGACGCACGATCCTGATGGTCGAACACAACATGAACGTGATCGCAGGCATCTCCGACACCATCACCGTCCTTCAACGCGGTGAAGTGCTGGCTGAAGGCAGCTATGCAGAGGTATCGAAGAACGCGCTGGTGATGGAAGCCTACATGGGCAGCGCCGACGCAGCCCTCTCCGGAGCGCACGCATGA
- a CDS encoding GMC family oxidoreductase — MKQDARKLEGEFDYIIVGAGTAGCVLANRLTEDADVSVLLLEAGGRDNYHWIHVPVGYLYCIGNPRTDWLYKTQAEAGLDGRSLSYPRGRVLGGCSSINGMIYMRGQREDYDDWARITGDRDWSWDSVLPVFKRSEDHHGGGNQWHGAGGEWRVEKQRLKWKVLETFAQAAQESGLPATDDFNRGDNTGVGYFDVNQRSGIRWNASKAFLRPAMKRPNLTIITGAHTQRLVMEGKRCVGVEYRGGDTDYLAKARCEVILSAGAVNSPQLLELSGIGNGARLQRLGIDVVQDLQGVGENLQDHLQLRMAYKVRGVRTLNTLSAHWWGKAWIGLQYMLMRSGPMSMAPSQLGAFAKSNPDDSTITRPDVEYHVQPLSLDRFGEPLHSFNAFTASVCPLRPTSRGSVHIATPDARDAPLIAPNYLSTDRDREVAVNALRLTRRIVSAPALAKYSPEEILPGPAFQTDAELAIAAGKVGTTIFHPVGTCRMGTDNDPAAVVDGRLRVIGVSGLRVVDASVMPTITSGNTNSPTLMIAERASEMIRADRRFLFSLAPVNGTPG, encoded by the coding sequence ATGAAACAGGACGCGCGCAAGCTTGAGGGTGAATTTGATTACATCATTGTGGGCGCGGGAACGGCCGGATGCGTGCTTGCCAACCGGCTGACCGAAGATGCCGATGTGAGTGTGCTGCTGCTGGAGGCCGGCGGCAGGGATAACTATCACTGGATTCATGTACCGGTCGGGTACCTGTATTGCATTGGCAATCCGCGCACGGACTGGCTTTATAAAACGCAGGCTGAAGCTGGACTCGATGGGCGATCGCTTTCGTACCCGCGAGGTCGTGTGCTGGGCGGTTGCTCGTCGATCAACGGCATGATCTACATGCGCGGCCAGCGCGAGGATTACGACGACTGGGCGCGCATTACCGGCGATCGCGACTGGTCCTGGGATTCGGTGTTGCCGGTATTCAAGCGCAGTGAAGATCACCATGGCGGTGGGAATCAATGGCATGGCGCCGGCGGCGAATGGCGTGTCGAGAAACAGCGGCTGAAGTGGAAGGTGCTGGAAACATTCGCGCAGGCGGCTCAGGAGAGCGGTCTTCCCGCTACCGACGATTTCAATCGTGGCGACAATACGGGTGTTGGTTACTTCGATGTGAACCAGCGCAGCGGGATTCGGTGGAATGCATCGAAGGCATTTTTGCGCCCGGCGATGAAGCGGCCCAATCTCACCATCATCACGGGCGCTCATACTCAGCGGCTGGTGATGGAGGGCAAGCGTTGCGTGGGTGTGGAATATCGTGGTGGCGATACAGACTATCTTGCCAAGGCGCGATGCGAAGTGATTCTGAGTGCGGGCGCGGTGAATTCGCCGCAACTGCTGGAGTTATCCGGCATTGGGAACGGGGCGCGGCTGCAGCGGCTGGGTATTGACGTGGTGCAGGACCTGCAGGGTGTGGGCGAGAATTTGCAGGATCATCTACAACTTAGGATGGCTTACAAAGTGCGTGGCGTGCGGACGTTGAACACGTTGTCGGCGCATTGGTGGGGTAAGGCGTGGATCGGCTTGCAGTACATGTTGATGCGCAGCGGGCCCATGTCGATGGCGCCGTCGCAACTGGGGGCGTTCGCCAAGTCCAATCCAGATGATTCGACCATTACGCGGCCAGATGTCGAGTATCACGTGCAGCCGTTGTCACTTGACCGGTTTGGCGAGCCGTTGCATTCGTTCAATGCGTTCACGGCTTCGGTGTGTCCGTTGCGGCCCACGTCGCGCGGGAGTGTTCATATTGCGACGCCGGATGCGCGAGATGCGCCTTTGATTGCGCCTAATTATTTGTCGACTGATCGTGATCGTGAGGTTGCGGTCAATGCGTTGCGTTTGACGCGGCGGATTGTGAGCGCACCGGCGTTGGCGAAATATTCACCGGAGGAGATTTTGCCGGGACCGGCATTCCAGACGGACGCGGAACTAGCTATTGCGGCAGGTAAAGTTGGGACGACTATTTTTCATCCGGTGGGTACGTGCCGGATGGGAACGGATAACGATCCGGCTGCTGTTGTTGATGGACGTTTGCGCGTGATTGGGGTGAGCGGGTTGCGGGTGGTCGATGCATCGGTGATGCCGACTATCACCTCAGGCAACACGAACTCACCGACATTGATGATCGCTGAGCGGGCGAGCGAGATGATTCGCGCCGATCGACGGTTTTTGTTTTCTCTCGCACCGGTGAACGGAACGCCTGGCTGA
- a CDS encoding LysR family transcriptional regulator — MDLTLLRAFVTVAREGNLTRAAVLLHVSQPAVSLQIKNLQETLGVALFSRTSHGLILTRDGEALLPHAERALTAASEVQRAAAALRHEVSGRLTIGTILDPEFLRLGGFLRALVETYPRIETALRHGMSGWVLERIKSRDLDVGFYIGDPAIDEPRDPDRFHVVQLKPYLYRVLAPAGWKERVNRPDRSEGGANGWVALARLPWIWTPPESAHNRLLTRIFDAHGVQPVKVAEVDQEPSMLDLVKSGVGLTLVRDSIALAEAHAHALTIVEGVTVPTQLSFIVLAERREEPSIAAALRLIEDQWAT; from the coding sequence ATGGACCTGACTCTTCTCCGCGCTTTTGTCACCGTCGCCCGCGAGGGCAATCTCACGCGCGCGGCCGTGTTGTTGCACGTGTCGCAGCCCGCCGTCAGCCTGCAGATCAAGAATCTGCAGGAGACGCTGGGCGTCGCGTTGTTTTCGCGGACGTCGCACGGCTTGATCCTCACGCGCGACGGTGAAGCCCTCCTGCCGCACGCCGAGCGAGCGCTGACGGCCGCGAGCGAGGTCCAGCGTGCGGCTGCCGCGCTTCGCCACGAAGTCAGCGGCCGCCTGACCATCGGGACGATCCTCGATCCCGAATTCCTGCGTCTGGGCGGCTTCTTGCGGGCGCTTGTGGAGACGTATCCGCGCATTGAAACCGCGTTGCGGCATGGCATGTCAGGCTGGGTGCTCGAGCGGATCAAGTCGCGCGATCTCGATGTGGGGTTTTATATCGGCGATCCGGCAATCGATGAACCCCGCGATCCGGACCGCTTTCATGTCGTGCAATTGAAGCCGTATCTGTATCGCGTGCTGGCGCCGGCGGGCTGGAAGGAGCGCGTGAACCGACCGGACCGTTCGGAAGGTGGGGCGAATGGCTGGGTGGCGCTTGCCCGGCTGCCCTGGATCTGGACGCCGCCGGAATCGGCGCACAACCGCCTGCTCACGCGGATCTTCGACGCCCACGGGGTCCAGCCAGTCAAAGTGGCAGAAGTGGACCAGGAGCCGTCAATGCTCGATCTGGTCAAGTCGGGCGTTGGCCTGACGCTCGTGCGCGATTCCATCGCGCTGGCCGAAGCGCATGCGCATGCGCTGACTATTGTGGAAGGCGTCACCGTGCCTACCCAGCTTTCGTTCATCGTGTTGGCGGAGCGCCGCGAGGAGCCGAGCATCGCGGCGGCGTTACGTCTGATCGAAGATCAATGGGCGACATAG
- a CDS encoding class IV adenylate cyclase gives MARNIEIKARAHQFDQLLAQAAALASEPPMIYRQQDFFYDVPNGRLKLRQFDDNTPAELIFYQRDDRDGPKVSYYSRSPVTNPEATHALLAQALNTRGIVNKERHVYIVGRTRIHLDRVDGLGDFIELEVLLGQDDDEAGGEKEAEELFAKLGVSSSDLVPVAYVDLLTEPA, from the coding sequence ATGGCACGCAATATCGAAATCAAGGCTCGCGCGCATCAGTTCGACCAGCTTCTGGCGCAAGCGGCAGCGCTAGCCAGCGAACCGCCGATGATCTACCGCCAGCAGGATTTTTTCTACGATGTGCCGAACGGCCGCCTGAAACTGCGTCAATTCGATGACAACACGCCGGCCGAACTGATTTTCTATCAACGCGATGACCGCGACGGCCCGAAGGTGTCGTACTACTCGCGCAGCCCGGTAACCAACCCCGAAGCCACCCACGCGCTGCTCGCACAGGCGCTGAACACGCGCGGAATTGTGAATAAGGAGCGGCACGTGTATATCGTCGGGCGCACGCGGATTCATCTGGACCGCGTGGACGGACTAGGCGATTTCATCGAACTGGAAGTGCTGCTTGGCCAGGACGACGACGAAGCCGGCGGCGAAAAGGAAGCCGAGGAATTGTTCGCCAAGCTTGGCGTGTCGTCGAGCGACCTCGTGCCGGTCGCGTACGTCGACTTGCTGACTGAACCGGCTTAA
- a CDS encoding Lrp/AsnC family transcriptional regulator produces MVDLDHFDLALLDVLQRFGRATHQQLGEEVPLSPSQIGRRLQRLEATGVIDGYRVVLRPEKLGLGVTAFTSLKLKHHGDTVIDQFQQQIEALPEVLECHATVGDADYLLRIVAPDLNALSTFVMKKLMRVPGVDSVRSNIVLTTFKRNGPLPLGHLAATPPDSPD; encoded by the coding sequence ATGGTCGACCTTGATCACTTCGATCTCGCGCTGCTCGACGTTCTTCAGCGCTTCGGCCGCGCAACGCATCAACAACTCGGCGAGGAAGTGCCGTTGTCGCCCTCGCAGATCGGTCGCCGCCTGCAACGCCTGGAGGCGACTGGCGTGATCGATGGTTACCGGGTTGTGCTGCGCCCCGAAAAACTCGGCCTCGGCGTGACCGCTTTCACGAGCCTCAAGCTGAAGCATCACGGCGATACCGTTATCGACCAGTTCCAGCAGCAGATCGAAGCCCTGCCCGAAGTGCTCGAATGCCATGCGACCGTTGGCGACGCCGATTATCTGCTGCGAATTGTTGCGCCGGATCTGAACGCGCTGTCAACGTTCGTCATGAAAAAGCTGATGCGAGTTCCCGGCGTAGACAGCGTGCGCTCCAATATTGTGCTGACCACATTCAAGCGCAACGGACCGCTACCGCTGGGACATCTCGCCGCCACTCCGCCAGATTCGCCTGATTAG